The following proteins are encoded in a genomic region of Candida albicans SC5314 chromosome 4, complete sequence:
- the TOA2 gene encoding transcription initiation factor IIA subunit gamma (Putative TFIIA small subunit; protein abundance decreased in CAI4 strain compared to the SC5314 strain, abundance not affected by reintegration of URA3 in CAI4; flucytosine induced; possibly an essential gene (UAU1 method)), with translation MSAPAYYELYRRSTIGVTLMDALDTLISDEKIQPQLANRILINFDRIIAENLKNENIVGKSKLIFKGDLDTYRFCDDVWTFIIKNVIIKLNDVSSKDSGGGDKDKDSGDLELNVDKFKIVACNSRKAGEM, from the coding sequence ATGTCAGCACCAGCATATTATGAATTATATAGAAGATCAACCATTGGAGTAACATTAATGGATGCATTAGATACATTAATATctgatgaaaaaattcaacCTCAATTAGCTAATagaatattaattaattttgataGAATAATTGctgaaaatttgaaaaatgaaaatatcGTGgggaaatcaaaattaatatttaaAGGTGATTTAGATACTTATCGATTTTGTGATGATGTTTGGACatttataattaaaaatgtcattattaaattaaatgatgtATCCTCAAAAgatagtggtggtggtgataaagataaagataGTGGTGATTTGGAATTGaatgttgataaatttaaaattgttgcTTGTAATTCTAGAAAGGCTGGTGAGATGTAA